The genomic DNA tctccagcagtttaatgtcctttttgtactgtggtgcccagaactgcacaaactatactcaaggtgaggccgcaccagtgcagagcagagtgggacaatcacttccctcaactgactagcgatgccgtgctcaatgcaccccaggatgcagttggccatcctggctgccagggcacactgctggctcatattcaacttgctgtcaaccacaacccccaggtccctctccgtggggctgctctccagcatctcatcgcccagtctgtacgtatagccaggattaccccgtcccaggtgcaggacccagcacttgctcttgttaaatttcatgtggttggtgattgcccagctcaaACCTGGACAGATCTCccaatctgtccaggtctctccGCAAGGtatttccaccctcaacagagtacACAAcacctccaagtttggtgtcttTGGCaaaatttgctcagaacaccttctagtcctacatccaaatcttttataaaaacattgaagaggactggccctaaaatggagccttgggggatcccactagtgaccatccgccagcctgatgtggccccatttaccacaaccctttgagccctgcccgtcagccaattgttcacccattgtatgatgtttttgtttagttgtatgctggacattttatCCAGTAGGATCCtctgggaaactgtgtcaaaagccttgctgaaatccaaaaatatcacatcagctggtttcccttggtcaactagatgggtgattttatcataaaaggaaaccaaatttgttaggcaggacctacccctcatgaacccatgttggctcgGAACAATGACAACGCTGTTCCCCAGGTCCATTTAAGTAACTTCAAAAATCAtattctccataattttaccaaaCACAGTTCGCGCAGGCTGGGCGAGCAGGTGGGGCGCTCTCACCACTCTTTTGCAGCGGTCTTTCCCATCAGTACTTGTAACCTGCTTGCAAAGTGCCTGGCTATGGTATCAATCAGGCAGAAAACCATGGTTTCTGCATCTCTTGCAGCCTCTCCAGCCGCAGTCACCAAAGTAGCTACTCAAACGGAGGGCTTAGGGAAACACACCGCTGTCCAGGTcttggagaggcaggtgacctgttCTCTGAAaagaccagtgataggacccatgggaatggcgttaagcaggggaagtttaggctggacatcaggaagagattCTTCATGAAgggggtggttgcacactggaacaggctcctcagggatCAGTCACTGCACCAGTCCtgcctgaatttaaaaagcgattggactgtgcacttagtcacaggGTCTAAACTtctgggcagacctgtgtggtgccaggagttggacttgatgatccttatgggtcccttccaactcgggatattcaaTTATTCTATGATGTTATGAAattggctggaaagctgtgcaaatGAAatggatctgggggttttgctCAACGCTCAcgtgaacatgagccagcaatgtgcccaaGTGGCCAAGAATGCCAATGACATCCTGGCCTGTATCAGACATAGCATGGCCAGTAGGACCAGAGAGGTCATTGTCCCCCTCTACATTGCCCTGGAGAGGCTGAACCTGGAGAACTGTGTTCAATTTTGGGCCCCTCATTACAAGAAGAGCATCAAGACCCTgcagtgtgtccagagaagggctacaaaactggtgaagggtctggaacccAATTCCAACAAGGGGCGCCTGAGAGAACTGGGGTCTTTTAGTCTGGAGACAGCTCAGAGGAGACCTTATGGCTCTCTAAAACTACCTGAAGGGAagctgtgggagctgggggcagataactagcaatagaacaagagggaatggcctcaagttgtgccaggggaggttcaggctggaaatgtGGAGAAATTTgttctcagaaaaaaaggtttggcattggaacgggttgcccagggaagtggttgagtcaccatcagtggaggtctttaaaagacatctagatgtagagcttagtgatatggtttagtggaggactttttagtgttaggtcagaggttggactcaatgatctagatgtctcttccaacctagaaattctgtgcttctgtaaTTCCTCCTATCTTTGGCTAACAAGACCAACACCAAGGAGACGGTCTGCTGCAAGACACCTTCCCAGGCAGCAAGGCCTCAGGACAAAAAGCACCCAGCAAATGCCACTGCCAGACTCTATCTTCCTGTGCAAAACTTCATTTGCCACAGTCTTGCTGCTACATCTTGCATGGATGTTCTCCAGAGGAGGGAACAAAGAGTTCCCTCAGGCTGTAAGAGTCCCTACAGAAGCCCTGTGCAGGGCAAAGCCCAAAGCACTACAGCTCCCCGAACTCCGCTTTGTTCGAGGTTCCCACAGACCCAGTCCTTTCCTGTGCTTTTCCCTGTCCTTCATGGGACAGATTCCACAGCATCCTGCCTTCCCCAAGCCCTCCCACAGCATCCAACTCAGAAagcatcccagccctgcagcatcctGGTCCCAGAGCATCCAACCACGAGAACAATTTCGCTGTCCCCCACTGTAGCCATACTCTGGCTCAAATCCAGCTTCCACTGGACTTTTCTGCCCTGCCACTTCAAgattcctgttcttttgggggtaTGCAGCTTCCTTCagtaatgatttaaaatattcacacGCTGAGATTTTCCATGTTCAGAAGTTGATTTATTCATTTACAAGGAGTATTACTAATTCTTTTACATCTAAATCCCTGCTATATACTTCATGCTTTCACACTCAAAGCCAAATTAATCACTGGAGTTAGAAGCAGGTTTCCCAAAAACGAAGTAAAAGGGCTGCCTGAAGTCAGTACTCCCCACCATCTGCCGCAGGTCTCAGTGTGTTGTCCCTCAGGCACAGCTGGGCATTCGTCCCCAGCCAGAACCAGGGGCGCATGCCCTCCCCTTTCAGGAAGACTTCTCTGAAAGTGAAGATCTCGACCCAATTGTCAGGGTTTATAAAAGACACCTGCCCCTGGGTACAGTCAAGACAGACCCAGATCCtcgtggggacaggggacagggacaaggggTTGGAAGGAGATGTGAGAGACGTGAGCTGCCCCTCCTTGTACTGCACAGCCCAGATTCCTCCTTTAGGGCTCATCTTgatctccccattcctcttcaCCGATGCCCTGGCCACCCCCACAGCCAAACTTGAATACattcccttctccccctctacCTCCACCTCCCAGTAGTGCCTCCCCTCTCTGAACTCCTCACGGCCCAGAACACAGTAACTAGTGTCAAATCTCTCCGGTGtgtcaggcagctgctgccatttaCTTTCCCGTCTCACACTGCTCTTGTCCTGAGACAGGACGAGCAGAGGATGAGCCGTGCGTGGATCCAGGGTCACCttcactgcagggacagaaggagccaggccatcaggggcagagctcagccctgggcaggctttccccagctcggggccaggagctgccccacggggcaggagatggggcGCCTCTTGGGTCCTGAACATGGCCCAGCAAGGGCAGAGGAAGCACCGCAAAGGGCAACCCAATGCACACCTACCTCTATTATGAGACATCATAAAACTTCTCCatgctggaaggagaggggagagctggtCACAGCCCATGGCTGGTGCCCAgtgggtgtgggcagggtgaggggccagccctgggctgctctgtcccagctgcccaccctcccCTGCACATTGCCTTGACATTGCCCTTGGGCTCAAGCTCAGGAacactcacccagctctgcagcttgttcccctggaaaaagaagcaaaagcaatCTCTGATGAGTAGGGAGAGCTTCTCGCCCCATGCCTGAACCCCAAACTGCTTTGTTATGGTGCAGCATACTCACTGAGCTTTGCATCTTTTCTCTCtgccaaacaaaagcaaaaggaagcaTGATGGAAAGGGACATCTTGCCTTCTCAAAACGCCCACTGATATTACCCAAATGCCTTCATTTGGGGGAGGGATGGGCACTCACCCAGTTCTTCAGTTATAtcctctgcaaaagaaaagcaaaaacacttgGTGAGAGAGTACAGATTCTCATTACATGACAAGAACTCGTTTTCTTTGGGTTTGGGGCCAGAGACTCACGCAGTCTTTCAGATTGGTGCGctagaaatgagaagaaaatcatgGTGAGAGGGAACAGCTTCCAATCGCATTGCGACACCTCAAATCCCTTCATAGTTTGATGGAGACTTACCAGCCTTTGCACGGtattcatctggaaaagaaagagaaaatccttGGAGTGTtctgtcccagctgcccaccctcccCTAAATATCACCTTGGCCTTGTCCTGGGGCCCAAGCACATGGACACTCACCCAAATCTGCTGCTTGATCCgctggaaaagaaagcaaaagcaaaggagGATAAGGACGGAGAATTTCTCATCTGATTGCTGCTTATGGGGAAACATTGGGTTTACGAATACAGACTTACCTAACTGTCCagcttttttaatggaaaaggaaagaaaagtcaaTATGTGACCAGAAGGCAGTGCTTCACATTCCATGGCTACTCCCTTACCTAGAcccttaattatttttctgaggtGAGTGTGCACAGAGCACCTTCCTCCAAGTTTTGGTGGGACAAGACTAACATGGAGCAAAACTGAGGTTTCAGCAAGGCTTGTGCATGTGGACCAGTAAGGACAGACACTTGTGCAGCTCTCTGCACCGTGCCACCAAAACACAAGTGGAAGTGAATGGGAATGGGTGGAGGACGTCCCTGTCCAAGAAGCGTCACGGCAGAGCGGGGTAGCCCCGCAGCTAGCTTCCCATCCCCACCTTGATCCCTGTTCCTTTCAGCCATCCCGGCCGTGTCCcatgcccagggcagcc from Anas platyrhynchos isolate ZD024472 breed Pekin duck chromosome 17, IASCAAS_PekinDuck_T2T, whole genome shotgun sequence includes the following:
- the LOC139998607 gene encoding butyrophilin subfamily 1 member A1-like, with the translated sequence MRLPWGCSHPSLTGHARGLLTSLITLLLLRLGSAQLRVEGPGHPVTATVGQDVVLPCHLSPQRDARSLEVTWIRDDLSETVHHYHNGEDLYGEQMRAYAGRTELVRDGLSAGSLDLRITGLRPSDDGQYVCTVKNADAYDEATVELVLSATGTDPHLSLGGYEAGGVRVRCRSAGWYPLPQLLWRDARGQHLPSVSQTHSQDQEGLFEIEGAIIVTGNEEGPLSCVVRNSRLQQEWKFSLHIAAPFFHNAQPWMVALALVLVLLAVSIGLGVYLFRKQGKLAAQGWSGGRCSAGTPWVWSKGPWGSRWGWEASCGATPLCRDASWTGTSSTHSHSLPLVFWWHGAESCTSVCPYWSTCTSLAETSVLLHVSLVPPKLGGRCSVHTHLRKIIKGLGKGVAMECEALPSGHILTFLSFSIKKAGQLGKSVFVNPMFPHKQQSDEKFSVLILLCFCFLFQRIKQQIWMNTVQRLVSLHQTMKGFEVSQCDWKLFPLTMIFFSFLAHQSERLQDITEELERKDAKLREQAAELAWRSFMMSHNRVKVTLDPRTAHPLLVLSQDKSSVRRESKWQQLPDTPERFDTSYCVLGREEFREGRHYWEVEVEGEKGMYSSLAVGVARASVKRNGEIKMSPKGGIWAVQYKEGQLTSLTSPSNPLSLSPVPTRIWVCLDCTQGQVSFINPDNWVEIFTFREVFLKGEGMRPWFWLGTNAQLCLRDNTLRPAADGGEY